TCCGAGGACCAACAAACCAGAGTCAACTGCCCGTAGTAGCGCGACGGCGCCCAGTGTCAAAGTCACCAGACCCAGCAACGCAAATACCAAGGATATTCCACGCTGGTGGCTTGGGGACCAACGGCGTGCAGCGACATGGTGCTCTCTAGGAATCATGCAGTATCTCTTTTGAGGTCACTATCAGCTTGCGTTTTTGCGGCCTGCAGACTGCGTGCCAGCGAAACACCAAACATAGCTGTCAGCACGAGGCCGAGCCGAGCCAAGTGAGTTGCACATATGGGTCATTCGGGATCAAGGTGTTGGGGCCGGTGGCGTGATCACCCCAATCACCGCGTCAGCACGAGAGATAACATTGCGCAATGGGATCACCGATTCAAAGACTTTGTACCGATACCTTTTCCAATCAGTCGCGCCGCCCGTCCTCAGCCTGAGGCAGCTTGACGCTCCGCAGGCATAACTACCAGTGGTCACCGCGCTGCTGCCAAGATTCCACTCCGGAGCAGACAGCGTTACGTCCTCTTTTTCAAATTGAGCGCTGCGCGCGAGTACCGCAACTCGTATGCTGCGAACTGCCAACCATTGAGCATTGCTAGTCGGTAAAACCTGGTCGTATAGATCCACCACATCATCACCATTCGTATCCTTCCCATAAAGCGCCATCAAATCTACGATGTTGCTCTGGACTCTCTGCACTGAGCCAGCGCGCGCAATATTCCGCGTGTCAACAGTTAAATTATTGTTTGCATCGATGGAATATGTTTGATCGATCAATTGCCCGAGATTTATGGCAATAGTGGCCGTCGTCGGAGCGAGATCCGGAAAAACCGCCGTACTCCAACCATTGGCACTGGAGATCGGGATCGCGTTTTGCGCCACAACCGCCCCAGCCTCCAGCACCTGGCAATTGGCATCTACCCCGCTTGTTAAAAGCAAAAAATCTCCCTGGTCGACCCCCAAAGACGAAACAACATTCAAAACAGTGGCACCCGCCACATAAAATGGCGCTGCTGTCGTTATCGGTATCGAAAACTGCGGCTTTGAACTCCTGATCACCCGTACTGCATCAGGCGCGTTGGCCCCACCTGCTGTGATCAGTACCGGCCCCAGTCTTGCAGGCAAGCCTGCAATTGCCACGCCACTCTTTTCCGCTGAAAGAATGCAACCGAGAGCATTGCCTTCGGTTGCTATCCCATAACCAGCAGTTTTTAGGCTTCTTTGAATTTCATATAGAGCAAGTCCGCCACTCACTTGAGCATCCGTGCCGGAGGTCGAACCCCGCCGCCAACCTTCCGACACGGCCAGTACCTTGGCTACAAGCACAGTCGCAAACAGGCCAATGGCAACGCCAATCATTACCTCAATCAAGGTGAATCCACCTGATGCTTCTCGAGCGCACCCAGAGGTTTTCATTTCATGGATTCCAAGTCATCGATGCGACGTATTGATGCGCCTGGCCGTTTGGCTCCGCCCAATTCAGCGTTACCGTAACAAGTCCACTGGTCGCATTGCGGGCAATTGCCGGAGTCCCTGCCCCTGGCAACAATCTGCTGACCTTCGCCAGCCAATCTGCACAGCGTGAATAAGTTGCACAGTTGGCTGTTTGATATTGAGTCAGATTCGACTGATGATCTGTTTGAATTAAGGCGAACAAATCTTCAGCCAAATTAACAGCATCCGATCGGATTTTTCCCGTCGTCTGC
Above is a window of Inhella inkyongensis DNA encoding:
- a CDS encoding PilW family protein, coding for MKTSGCAREASGGFTLIEVMIGVAIGLFATVLVAKVLAVSEGWRRGSTSGTDAQVSGGLALYEIQRSLKTAGYGIATEGNALGCILSAEKSGVAIAGLPARLGPVLITAGGANAPDAVRVIRSSKPQFSIPITTAAPFYVAGATVLNVVSSLGVDQGDFLLLTSGVDANCQVLEAGAVVAQNAIPISSANGWSTAVFPDLAPTTATIAINLGQLIDQTYSIDANNNLTVDTRNIARAGSVQRVQSNIVDLMALYGKDTNGDDVVDLYDQVLPTSNAQWLAVRSIRVAVLARSAQFEKEDVTLSAPEWNLGSSAVTTGSYACGASSCLRLRTGGATDWKRYRYKVFESVIPLRNVISRADAVIGVITPPAPTP
- a CDS encoding type IV pilus modification PilV family protein gives rise to the protein MNKHKTQGVAILEALVAILIFSIGILGLIGLQAAMTQAQTTGKIRSDAVNLAEDLFALIQTDHQSNLTQYQTANCATYSRCADWLAKVSRLLPGAGTPAIARNATSGLVTVTLNWAEPNGQAHQYVASMTWNP